The following proteins come from a genomic window of Halobellus litoreus:
- a CDS encoding TCP-1/cpn60 chaperonin family protein, with translation MEPNPQGQSRRSSGAAATTIRFPHANISAIDVIADVFRSTVGPQSMDVLLLETPSTGESEDARGEIDEYAVTGDGAHLLQSLSVEHPVGELLERSVGPYRPGDTAVDGKDIYDGVSSKVVFASELLVNAVGLLEQGLHPQEIISGYRAGLEVVESILRSSNIPDADGRASAVDAARTALTGNDFGKMRDEIAELAAAATREIGEPNERSFDVTTVRYGSIRDSRLIEGAVLDRNTVVHQDMPRRVSDATVLLLGGHDQGGLQDPDVVDDFEIKLESPDVLGTFERTAANQRRELVDQIVQSGADVVLTQMGISSHYQQLLADRGIMAIRRVHPRNLQRLSLATGATIVKNNHDIDSDQLGYCGSVVEREIEQRKHRRKHRRIVVFDGCTDPDSVTMLLCGTFGQLESQAPREVRKAVLAAAQSTRDGASEGVVPGGGATEMAIARRVRRAAKTQGSKSQLAMNEYASALESLVRTLVGNAGLDPLATVTDLRTANRKNSNVGVVLPEGDITDTLEAGVVDTTATKKSVYRSGTDLTTLVLRVDDALDATFEGDTVDTGDAVYQEPAERHKEYVEDADSRTIWE, from the coding sequence ATGGAGCCGAACCCGCAAGGCCAGTCGCGGCGCTCTTCAGGAGCGGCCGCCACCACGATCAGATTTCCCCACGCGAATATATCGGCGATCGACGTGATAGCGGATGTGTTCAGATCGACAGTCGGTCCCCAGTCGATGGACGTTTTGCTGCTAGAGACGCCCTCGACGGGGGAAAGTGAGGACGCGAGGGGAGAGATCGACGAGTACGCTGTGACCGGCGACGGAGCACACCTCCTGCAGTCCCTTTCGGTAGAACACCCCGTCGGTGAACTACTCGAGCGGTCCGTCGGTCCGTACCGACCGGGCGATACGGCGGTCGACGGAAAAGATATCTACGACGGGGTCAGCTCGAAGGTCGTATTTGCGAGTGAGCTGCTCGTGAACGCCGTCGGCCTGCTGGAGCAAGGGCTGCATCCACAGGAGATCATCAGCGGCTATCGTGCGGGCCTTGAGGTGGTTGAGAGTATACTCCGATCCTCCAACATACCGGATGCAGACGGGAGGGCTTCTGCCGTCGACGCCGCGCGTACGGCGCTTACGGGGAATGATTTCGGAAAGATGCGAGACGAAATCGCGGAGCTCGCCGCGGCTGCTACTCGGGAGATAGGGGAACCGAACGAGCGTTCGTTCGACGTTACGACGGTGCGCTACGGCTCTATACGCGATAGTCGTTTGATCGAAGGAGCAGTTCTCGACCGCAATACTGTGGTCCATCAAGATATGCCCCGCCGCGTTTCGGATGCGACCGTGCTATTGCTGGGTGGACACGACCAAGGCGGGTTACAGGACCCGGACGTGGTGGACGATTTCGAGATCAAACTGGAGTCACCGGACGTCCTCGGCACGTTCGAACGAACGGCGGCGAATCAGCGACGAGAGCTCGTCGATCAGATCGTTCAGAGTGGTGCCGACGTCGTGCTCACACAGATGGGAATTAGCAGTCACTATCAACAGCTGTTGGCCGATAGAGGAATTATGGCAATTCGCCGTGTCCATCCTCGTAATCTACAGCGGTTGTCGCTGGCGACTGGAGCAACTATCGTCAAGAACAACCACGACATCGACTCGGACCAACTCGGTTATTGCGGCAGCGTCGTCGAGCGGGAGATCGAACAGCGAAAGCACCGTCGGAAACACAGGCGCATCGTCGTGTTCGATGGATGTACCGATCCCGACTCGGTCACGATGTTGCTGTGTGGAACGTTCGGACAGCTCGAATCGCAAGCGCCCCGTGAGGTCCGGAAAGCTGTCTTGGCGGCCGCACAGTCTACGAGAGACGGCGCTTCGGAGGGAGTCGTCCCGGGTGGTGGAGCCACAGAGATGGCTATCGCACGCCGGGTTCGGAGAGCGGCAAAAACGCAGGGATCGAAAAGCCAGCTCGCGATGAACGAGTACGCCTCAGCGCTCGAGAGCCTGGTCCGGACGCTCGTCGGCAACGCCGGACTGGATCCGCTTGCCACCGTCACGGATCTCCGGACAGCGAACCGAAAGAACTCAAACGTCGGTGTCGTCCTTCCCGAAGGCGACATCACCGATACACTCGAAGCCGGGGTCGTCGATACGACGGCGACGAAAAAGAGCGTCTACAGGAGTGGCACCGACCTCACTACGTTGGTCCTTCGCGTCGATGACGCGTTGGATGCGACGTTCGAGGGTGACACGGTGGATACGGGCGACGCAGTATATCAGGAACCAGCGGAGCGACATAAAGAATACGTCGAAGACGCCGATTCTCGAACAATCTGGGAGTAA
- a CDS encoding hydantoinase/oxoprolinase family protein produces the protein MTESTIRIGADVGGTNTDIILVDGTEEHTYKLPTTDDPSKSTADGVLEVCERAGIAPGEVDTVLHGTTVGTNAVIEHEGAKTGMITTEGFRDTIHIGRHRKSHTFSVQHEIKHQKEPLVERRYRQTVNERIYPPGKIVEPLDESEVREAAAELVEEGVESIAVCYLHSYLDTTHEDRTKEIIQEEFPDVFVSTSNEVVAQFREYERFSTTAINARIAPVMSSYLNRLQERLNDYGFEGADVLIMQSNGGVASIREASQRPVTTLLSGPAAGVLSGQYTGRSADEEKVITFDMGGTSADISVLPGRLLERDPRDSEIGEYPAITPMLDIEAIGSGGGSIAWFDQAQGFNVGPKSAGANPGPACYGRGNNEPTIADAQVVLGRIDPETFLGGELDIDPSLSEKAIDDKLVDAVDQERFSTVEKAALAVLDVANSNMYQSVREQTMQRGYDPRDYSLVGFGGAGPMHTVDLAESLESSKVLIPPSPGIGSARGLMTGDIQYDNQVTLSKRLKNVEADELEDRIESLTQRGADQLRSDGIDVEEDAVFRKSIDCLYEGQGYELNIEYTGTDGDWRSRIREQFEEKHKQEYGHYFEKDPVEVLNLRVAASADSVEYDPVEIESGATDPSHAETKSHPVYFGTSLDPEKYETPRYAREELRAGNVIDGPAIVDEFDSTVVINPEWEAEVLPSGALRITR, from the coding sequence ATGACAGAGAGTACTATTCGCATTGGCGCAGACGTTGGTGGAACGAATACCGATATCATCCTGGTTGACGGCACTGAAGAGCACACGTACAAACTCCCGACGACTGACGATCCCTCGAAGTCGACCGCGGACGGGGTCCTCGAAGTCTGTGAACGGGCTGGTATCGCTCCGGGAGAGGTCGACACCGTTCTACACGGGACCACGGTCGGGACGAACGCCGTGATCGAACACGAGGGTGCGAAGACCGGGATGATAACCACGGAGGGGTTCCGGGACACGATTCACATCGGACGACACCGGAAGTCGCACACGTTCTCGGTACAACACGAGATAAAACATCAGAAGGAGCCGCTGGTCGAACGGCGGTACCGGCAAACGGTCAACGAGCGGATCTACCCTCCGGGGAAGATCGTCGAGCCGCTAGACGAGTCCGAGGTACGTGAGGCGGCGGCGGAACTAGTCGAGGAGGGTGTCGAGTCGATCGCTGTCTGTTACCTCCACTCGTACCTGGACACGACGCACGAAGACCGCACGAAAGAGATCATCCAAGAGGAGTTCCCGGACGTCTTCGTCTCGACGTCGAATGAAGTCGTGGCGCAGTTCCGCGAATACGAACGCTTCTCGACGACGGCTATAAACGCACGTATCGCGCCCGTTATGTCGAGTTACCTGAACCGGTTACAGGAGCGTCTCAACGACTACGGGTTCGAGGGGGCAGACGTGCTCATCATGCAGTCCAACGGCGGCGTGGCGAGTATCAGAGAAGCCAGTCAGCGGCCGGTGACGACCCTCCTCTCCGGACCCGCGGCCGGTGTACTTTCGGGACAGTACACTGGTCGATCAGCCGACGAAGAGAAGGTGATCACGTTCGACATGGGTGGGACGAGTGCGGACATTTCGGTCTTGCCGGGACGCCTCTTGGAGCGAGACCCGCGTGACAGCGAAATCGGCGAGTACCCCGCCATCACACCGATGCTGGACATCGAAGCCATCGGTAGTGGGGGCGGATCCATCGCGTGGTTCGACCAGGCACAGGGCTTCAACGTCGGACCGAAAAGCGCCGGTGCCAACCCAGGGCCCGCGTGTTACGGGCGGGGTAACAACGAGCCGACAATCGCCGACGCACAGGTCGTGCTCGGACGCATCGATCCGGAGACCTTCCTCGGTGGCGAACTCGACATCGATCCCAGTCTCTCGGAAAAAGCGATCGATGACAAGCTAGTCGATGCGGTCGATCAGGAGCGGTTCAGTACCGTCGAGAAAGCGGCACTGGCCGTCCTCGACGTCGCAAACAGCAATATGTACCAGTCGGTACGCGAGCAGACGATGCAGCGGGGGTACGATCCCCGCGATTACTCGCTCGTCGGGTTCGGTGGAGCAGGGCCGATGCACACGGTCGACCTCGCCGAATCGCTCGAAAGTTCCAAAGTTCTGATTCCGCCGTCGCCCGGCATCGGCTCCGCACGGGGTCTCATGACCGGCGATATTCAGTACGACAACCAGGTCACCCTGAGCAAGCGACTGAAGAACGTCGAAGCGGACGAACTCGAGGACCGCATCGAGTCGTTGACTCAGCGCGGGGCCGATCAGTTACGCTCCGACGGAATCGACGTCGAGGAGGACGCGGTCTTCCGAAAGTCTATCGACTGCCTGTACGAGGGACAGGGGTACGAACTAAACATCGAATACACGGGGACCGACGGCGACTGGCGCTCTCGGATCCGAGAGCAGTTCGAAGAGAAGCACAAGCAGGAGTACGGTCACTACTTCGAGAAAGATCCGGTCGAAGTATTGAACCTCCGCGTCGCCGCGTCGGCCGACAGCGTGGAGTACGATCCTGTCGAGATCGAAAGCGGGGCGACGGATCCCTCTCACGCCGAAACGAAGTCGCACCCCGTCTACTTCGGGACGTCACTCGACCCCGAGAAGTACGAAACGCCGAGATATGCACGCGAGGAACTCCGGGCGGGCAACGTGATCGACGGTCCCGCTATCGTCGACGAATTCGACAGCACCGTCGTGATCAACCCCGAGTGGGAGGCGGAAGTGCTCCCGAGCGGCGCACTCCGAATCACCCGCTGA
- a CDS encoding ABC transporter permease — protein MASASYAETASDSSTGGALRNGFQKVSAAVSLRTVLVAYAILIAAYIYVPIISLIAFSFNEGGLTFPFVAVTTSWYAELFANEAVTSSIVRSLKVALVVTVITTALSTAAALAYRYEFRGRKTILYILLLGIITPGITYGVGATLFFNELLGLDKSLWLSIPVHVVWALPFAVIVLLAGIPPHLARNEQAARVMGASNWTVFREVILPQIGPTVLGAAVFAFTLSYNEATRSLLVVGQANTMPIQIFSIAASKRATPELFALGSFTTVMSTFLLVGASLLIFYGGRK, from the coding sequence ATGGCGAGCGCATCCTACGCGGAGACAGCAAGTGATTCGTCCACAGGTGGGGCCCTCAGAAACGGCTTCCAGAAGGTATCGGCAGCAGTCTCGTTGCGAACCGTTCTGGTCGCCTACGCGATACTGATCGCGGCGTATATTTACGTCCCGATCATCTCACTCATCGCGTTCTCGTTCAACGAAGGTGGTCTAACGTTCCCGTTCGTCGCGGTCACGACCTCGTGGTACGCCGAACTGTTCGCTAACGAGGCGGTGACGTCCTCCATCGTACGCTCACTCAAGGTGGCACTCGTCGTGACGGTGATCACGACCGCATTGAGCACTGCGGCCGCCCTCGCCTACCGTTACGAGTTCCGAGGGCGGAAGACGATTCTCTATATACTGCTGCTGGGGATCATCACCCCCGGTATCACGTACGGAGTCGGAGCGACGCTGTTTTTCAACGAGTTGCTCGGATTGGACAAGAGTCTGTGGCTCTCGATTCCGGTGCACGTGGTCTGGGCGCTCCCGTTCGCCGTAATCGTACTCCTGGCGGGTATTCCGCCACATTTGGCCCGTAACGAGCAGGCGGCGCGTGTGATGGGGGCGTCGAACTGGACGGTGTTCCGGGAAGTGATTCTTCCACAGATCGGGCCCACCGTGCTCGGCGCAGCCGTCTTCGCGTTCACGCTATCGTACAACGAGGCCACCCGCAGCCTCCTCGTGGTCGGACAAGCGAACACGATGCCTATCCAGATCTTCAGCATCGCGGCATCGAAAAGAGCAACCCCGGAGCTTTTCGCACTCGGGAGCTTCACCACTGTGATGTCGACATTTTTGCTTGTCGGAGCCAGCCTCCTGATCTTCTACGGAGGCCGCAAGTGA
- a CDS encoding metal-dependent hydrolase family protein, which translates to MSEYELLLFGDVWDAKRGRQRGKWVAVEDDEIEGVYDEKPGPAVDVKEVELITPGLIDLHVHLVWDGTGDPVATLRRQSEQEQTIHAVAMAREQVEGGVTTVRDIGSTHDIAISVADASRQGNITGPRIYASGQTIIISGGHDPFWGMESDGVDAVRSSVRKQRDKGARVIKISATGGVYGQAVGEDPGMSELSREEVIAAVDEAHRFDIPVAVHAVGTEGIENSIEAGVDTLEHGNLMTSESLEEMVEKDIAYEPTLYIYKTVAEGEGDIPQYAYENAQRVSDRHWEVFEEAIESDVRILAGSDAGSPNIPHPALHHELRCLVDGGMTEEEALTAATSTPAEELGRPELGVIEEATPADIVGFADDPLADIDVTGSPSVVVADGDVVTE; encoded by the coding sequence ATGAGCGAATACGAGCTGCTACTGTTCGGTGACGTGTGGGACGCAAAGCGTGGTCGACAACGGGGCAAGTGGGTCGCCGTCGAGGACGACGAGATCGAAGGAGTGTACGACGAGAAGCCGGGGCCTGCGGTGGACGTCAAGGAGGTCGAACTCATCACACCGGGTCTCATCGATCTCCACGTCCACTTGGTGTGGGACGGTACGGGCGATCCGGTCGCCACCCTCAGACGGCAGTCCGAACAGGAACAGACCATTCACGCGGTCGCGATGGCTCGCGAACAGGTCGAAGGCGGCGTGACGACCGTCAGGGATATCGGAAGCACACACGACATTGCCATCAGCGTCGCCGACGCCTCCCGCCAGGGGAATATTACGGGGCCGAGGATCTACGCGAGTGGTCAGACGATCATCATCAGCGGCGGTCACGACCCGTTCTGGGGGATGGAAAGCGACGGGGTCGACGCCGTTCGCTCCAGCGTTCGAAAGCAGCGAGACAAGGGCGCACGTGTGATCAAGATCAGCGCGACCGGTGGCGTCTACGGGCAGGCCGTGGGCGAGGATCCAGGGATGTCGGAACTCTCTCGCGAAGAGGTAATCGCTGCTGTAGATGAGGCCCATCGGTTCGATATCCCCGTCGCCGTCCACGCTGTCGGGACCGAGGGGATCGAGAACTCCATAGAGGCGGGAGTGGATACCCTGGAGCACGGGAACCTGATGACGAGCGAGAGTCTGGAGGAGATGGTCGAGAAGGACATCGCCTACGAACCGACGCTCTACATCTACAAGACCGTGGCCGAAGGAGAAGGCGACATCCCACAGTACGCCTACGAGAACGCGCAAAGAGTATCCGATCGCCACTGGGAGGTCTTCGAAGAGGCGATCGAAAGCGACGTTCGCATCTTGGCGGGAAGCGACGCCGGATCGCCAAACATTCCCCATCCGGCGCTGCACCACGAACTCCGCTGCCTGGTGGATGGTGGAATGACCGAAGAAGAGGCGCTCACGGCCGCGACGAGCACACCTGCGGAGGAGCTCGGCCGCCCCGAACTGGGCGTCATAGAGGAAGCGACGCCGGCGGACATCGTGGGATTCGCCGACGATCCTCTCGCCGACATCGACGTCACCGGCTCGCCCTCGGTAGTCGTCGCAGACGGCGACGTGGTGACCGAATAG
- a CDS encoding hydantoinase B/oxoprolinase family protein, protein MTMDAEEVMQERQIDPVTLQVIGGELDTIAQEMGHKLIRSAYSSIIRESEDIGSGILTAEGKQIAEGDFTPMQVGTLIASVEGMFETFEERGEDPEEVINEGDVFIHNHPHYGAAHSPDIAVITPVFYEGEHIAWTATNAHHLDIGAATPGLAVDLEDVYAEGTLFKATKVYDQGERVDEIWNLIEENVRTPRVVLGDLQAQISSCEVGKERFLGLVEEHGYEHILQASEDLMHYGESLMRKEIEKVPDGTYHETAYLDDDGRNRDERLKVDVKLTVDGGDLTIDLSGSEDEVMTGYNVPFRGSAEPASYFIVRAILTDTATHDEYIPQNSGTFAPIHVEAREGSLFNPSMPRSAFARINQVDLLGDLILKAFSNAIPEKTSAGSGPHCYFISYSGVDENDEYWVYIEVNESAYGGRPESDGLDAVDALVHNTQNRPVEDIELSHPLRIEHYRLREETAGAGEHRGGHGHERMVKFLSDSTITIEGDGNKYGSWGFDGGKGAPSGELKHIKSDGEEITLPSKVSGYKFESGDKFSIKSISGGGYGDPQDRPEQKVYEDYLDGYITKESAREEYGVVIEDGGVDSEATQRLRDV, encoded by the coding sequence ATGACAATGGATGCCGAAGAAGTAATGCAGGAACGACAGATCGACCCGGTGACTCTACAGGTCATCGGTGGCGAACTCGATACGATCGCCCAAGAGATGGGGCACAAACTGATCCGGTCGGCGTACTCGTCGATTATCCGCGAGAGCGAGGACATTGGCTCCGGTATCCTGACCGCGGAAGGAAAGCAGATCGCGGAGGGCGATTTCACCCCGATGCAGGTGGGAACGCTCATCGCGTCCGTCGAAGGGATGTTCGAGACCTTCGAGGAGCGCGGTGAGGACCCTGAGGAGGTCATCAACGAGGGCGACGTATTCATCCACAACCATCCGCACTACGGTGCGGCTCACTCGCCAGATATTGCGGTCATTACGCCGGTGTTCTACGAAGGAGAGCACATCGCGTGGACAGCGACGAACGCGCATCACCTCGATATCGGTGCGGCGACGCCCGGCCTGGCGGTCGACCTCGAGGACGTCTATGCTGAGGGGACGCTGTTCAAGGCGACAAAGGTCTACGACCAGGGGGAGCGAGTCGACGAAATCTGGAACCTGATCGAAGAGAACGTGCGGACGCCCCGGGTGGTTTTGGGTGACCTCCAGGCACAGATCTCCTCGTGTGAAGTCGGCAAAGAACGGTTCCTCGGGCTGGTGGAAGAACACGGGTACGAGCACATCCTCCAGGCCAGCGAGGACCTGATGCATTACGGCGAATCGTTGATGCGCAAGGAGATCGAGAAGGTCCCCGACGGGACGTACCACGAAACGGCGTACCTCGACGACGACGGTCGAAATCGCGACGAGCGTCTGAAAGTCGACGTAAAGCTCACTGTCGACGGCGGTGATCTCACGATAGACCTCAGCGGATCCGAAGACGAAGTCATGACCGGATACAACGTCCCATTTCGGGGATCCGCCGAGCCAGCTTCGTACTTCATCGTCAGAGCGATCCTGACAGACACGGCCACTCACGACGAGTATATCCCACAGAACTCGGGGACGTTCGCACCGATACACGTGGAGGCGCGGGAGGGCAGTCTGTTCAACCCGAGCATGCCTCGGTCGGCTTTCGCGCGAATCAATCAGGTGGACTTGTTGGGTGACCTCATCCTGAAGGCATTCAGCAACGCTATTCCGGAGAAGACTTCCGCGGGGTCGGGCCCGCACTGTTACTTTATCAGTTACTCCGGCGTGGACGAAAACGACGAATACTGGGTGTACATCGAGGTCAACGAGAGCGCATACGGTGGACGCCCCGAATCCGACGGGCTCGATGCCGTCGACGCCCTGGTTCACAACACCCAAAACCGGCCGGTCGAAGACATCGAACTCTCCCATCCTCTCCGAATCGAACATTACCGCCTCCGCGAAGAAACGGCCGGCGCCGGCGAGCATCGTGGCGGCCACGGTCACGAGCGAATGGTGAAGTTCCTGAGTGACTCGACGATCACCATTGAGGGAGACGGAAATAAATACGGCTCTTGGGGATTCGACGGCGGCAAGGGGGCCCCCTCCGGAGAACTCAAACACATCAAGTCCGACGGGGAGGAGATCACTTTGCCGTCGAAGGTTTCCGGATACAAGTTCGAGTCCGGAGACAAGTTCTCGATCAAGAGTATCAGCGGCGGTGGCTACGGCGATCCGCAGGATCGACCCGAACAGAAGGTTTACGAGGACTATCTTGACGGATACATCACGAAGGAGTCCGCGCGTGAGGAGTACGGCGTGGTCATCGAAGACGGAGGGGTTGACTCCGAAGCGACCCAGCGCCTGCGAGACGTCTGA
- a CDS encoding transposase gives MKSLLYHLRGLSPDAISAQFDGVRAVTLAHARRQRAFARPVDVALDIHEWLYYGSAETPHVCAINPDRGTNLAYAFVTLCVVDPAVRFTLACESIEAADSRTLRESIRRVITTAREFVQINRVYCDRGFYRVPLVETLADLDVEFVVRAPKTVGVKRALDAHDEPTFVTDYEMVRKNPPMGEVPVTLVVVPHRSRDDDSFCLVTNREVSVKFAEPLAEAYRRRWGIETSYRKIGEFLPRTSSPTFAVRLFEFLFAVALYNLWILVCLVLVDQRELPDRPAVSTALFRRFVLALPDG, from the coding sequence GTGAAATCGCTCCTCTATCATCTTCGCGGATTGAGCCCGGACGCCATCAGTGCTCAGTTCGATGGCGTCCGGGCGGTCACGCTCGCTCACGCCCGCCGACAGCGGGCGTTCGCTCGGCCAGTCGACGTCGCGTTAGACATTCACGAGTGGCTCTACTATGGATCGGCCGAGACACCGCACGTCTGCGCGATCAATCCAGACCGTGGAACGAATCTCGCGTACGCGTTCGTTACACTCTGTGTCGTCGATCCAGCCGTTCGGTTCACCTTAGCGTGCGAATCAATCGAGGCGGCTGACTCCCGCACGCTGCGGGAGTCCATCCGCCGAGTCATCACCACCGCACGCGAGTTCGTCCAGATCAACCGCGTTTACTGTGACCGCGGGTTCTACCGGGTTCCACTCGTCGAGACGCTAGCCGATCTCGACGTTGAGTTCGTCGTGCGTGCGCCGAAGACGGTGGGCGTCAAGCGCGCGCTTGACGCCCACGACGAACCCACGTTCGTCACTGACTACGAGATGGTGCGAAAGAACCCGCCGATGGGGGAAGTGCCAGTGACACTCGTCGTCGTCCCGCACCGCAGTCGGGACGACGACTCGTTCTGTCTGGTGACCAACCGTGAGGTCTCGGTCAAGTTCGCCGAACCGCTTGCTGAAGCGTACCGACGTCGCTGGGGGATAGAGACATCCTACCGGAAAATCGGTGAGTTCCTCCCGCGAACGTCGTCGCCGACGTTCGCGGTGCGGCTGTTCGAGTTTCTGTTCGCGGTAGCGCTGTACAATCTCTGGATTCTGGTGTGTCTCGTTTTAGTTGACCAGCGGGAACTCCCTGACCGGCCGGCTGTCTCGACAGCGCTCTTTCGGCGGTTCGTGTTAGCTCTTCCAGACGGATAG
- a CDS encoding RidA family protein, protein MTRYAINPSQLKDARDIGYNHAIIDGGTFYMAGQVAMDANSNIVGDDIESQARKAYENIEVLLETIGKTLADVAKVTTHIVDPETHYYEGYKEVYWETFDEPYPCHTVLGHEQLANENYLVEIEVEVPLTDGDVNAIEPDGDVIREI, encoded by the coding sequence ATGACGCGATATGCAATTAATCCATCACAGCTCAAGGATGCCCGCGACATTGGATACAACCACGCTATTATCGATGGTGGAACATTCTATATGGCTGGGCAGGTTGCGATGGACGCCAACTCGAACATCGTTGGAGATGATATCGAATCTCAGGCACGGAAGGCCTATGAGAATATCGAGGTCCTCCTCGAGACGATCGGAAAGACACTGGCTGACGTCGCCAAGGTCACAACGCACATCGTGGATCCTGAGACCCACTACTACGAGGGATATAAGGAGGTATACTGGGAGACGTTCGACGAGCCTTATCCGTGTCATACCGTTCTCGGACACGAACAACTGGCGAATGAAAATTATCTCGTAGAGATCGAGGTTGAAGTCCCGCTCACAGACGGGGATGTAAATGCAATAGAGCCCGACGGCGACGTAATTCGAGAGATTTGA
- a CDS encoding Zn-dependent hydrolase: MKIDATRLRRDIQENAQFGSVDAEEGRGRTVLTGSEADRRARERFVAKLEEIGLEVRVDAVGNIAGRWTPPSCDPDVAPVAIGSHLDSVPNGGIFDGPLGTYAAVETVRAIQNSEETPARPIEVVSFTGEEGGRFGIGTLGSAVAAGQRQAAEALALEDADGVTLEESLEQIGFAGSEEIDASEWDAWLELHIEQGTRLTAAEASVGIVESIVGITNCEVTIRGEADHAGSTPMYDRTDAITAASAFVLDFEGAAEEIATTNEAAVGTAGEGTIKPNARNIIPEEVQLQLDIRDVTHDTMDQLVDRCRSSLARLERVRGVETSLDRYRDSEPSQMSGKCIAAAEEAVADRDIDVIQLHSAAMHDTANVAAVTDAGLLFAPSVDGVSHSPQEWTDWTDCAVATEALAETTRLLATT; this comes from the coding sequence ATGAAAATTGACGCCACACGGCTCCGTCGAGACATCCAGGAGAACGCCCAATTCGGTAGTGTCGATGCCGAGGAGGGAAGAGGGCGGACAGTGCTCACCGGGAGCGAGGCGGATCGACGAGCGCGCGAGCGGTTCGTCGCCAAACTCGAAGAGATCGGCCTCGAAGTTCGCGTCGACGCCGTCGGTAACATCGCCGGTCGCTGGACGCCACCGTCCTGTGACCCTGATGTGGCACCTGTGGCCATCGGGAGTCATCTTGATTCAGTCCCGAACGGGGGTATCTTCGACGGTCCGCTGGGAACCTACGCCGCAGTCGAGACGGTCCGAGCCATCCAAAATAGCGAGGAAACGCCCGCCCGTCCGATCGAGGTCGTCTCATTCACCGGAGAGGAAGGTGGTCGGTTCGGAATTGGGACGCTTGGATCGGCAGTCGCGGCGGGACAGCGTCAGGCGGCCGAGGCGCTCGCGCTCGAAGATGCAGACGGAGTCACACTCGAAGAAAGTCTGGAACAGATCGGATTCGCCGGGTCGGAGGAGATCGACGCAAGCGAATGGGATGCGTGGCTCGAACTCCACATTGAGCAGGGAACACGGTTGACGGCGGCCGAGGCTAGCGTGGGAATCGTCGAGTCGATTGTCGGGATCACCAATTGTGAAGTCACGATTAGAGGGGAGGCAGATCACGCGGGATCGACACCGATGTACGACCGGACGGACGCAATTACAGCAGCTTCGGCGTTCGTGCTTGACTTCGAAGGCGCGGCCGAAGAGATTGCCACGACAAACGAAGCCGCTGTCGGGACTGCAGGAGAGGGAACTATCAAACCCAACGCCAGGAACATCATCCCCGAAGAAGTCCAACTCCAACTCGATATTCGGGATGTTACGCACGATACAATGGACCAGTTGGTCGACCGATGCCGCTCAAGCCTTGCCCGACTTGAGCGCGTCCGGGGCGTCGAAACGTCGCTGGATCGCTATCGAGACAGCGAACCGAGTCAAATGAGCGGGAAATGTATTGCAGCCGCCGAAGAAGCTGTCGCAGATCGTGATATCGACGTGATCCAATTACACTCAGCAGCGATGCACGACACAGCGAACGTCGCAGCGGTAACGGACGCGGGACTCCTGTTTGCCCCGTCAGTAGATGGCGTTTCTCACTCGCCGCAGGAGTGGACTGACTGGACCGATTGTGCCGTCGCAACCGAGGCGCTTGCAGAAACCACCCGACTGTTGGCAACAACGTAG